Within the Saccharopolyspora gloriosae genome, the region CGCCCGGTCGACCAGGACCAGGTGCGGCACCGGTTGGCCCAGCAAGAAGCCGGTATCGAGGCCGAGGACGCGATGGCCTCGGCGCTCGACCGGCTCTCCGACGACTGGACGCTGTTCCGCGGCTACCGCAACGGGCGCGGCGAGGTCGATCACCTGGTGGTCGGCCCCGGCGGCGTCTGGGCGATCGAGGTGAAGAACCATCCGGGCCGGGTGCACGTGGACGGGGACTCCTGGCGTTCCGAGGTGTTCGACCGCTACGGCAACCGCGTCGAGAAGCGCACTCTCACCGACCGCAGCGGACGCAGCTGGGGCCGCCAGGTCACCGACGTGTCCAAAGCCCTCGCCGACTTCCTGCAGAAGCGCGGCCGCCAAGCGCTGGTGCGGTCGGTGGTCGTCATCGTCAATCCCAAGGCCCAGCTCGGCACCGTGCGCCGCCCCGGCCTGGCGCTGGTCAGCGTCAGCCCCGACGAGGTGGTGCGCACCCTGCGCCAAGCCCCGCCGACGCTGGGTCCCGCCAGCGCCGACGAGGTCGCACGGCTGGTGCGCCGCGATCACGCCTTCCACGAAAAGCGACGCGCCCAGCGCAACAACTGACGCGGGCTCAGCCGCGTCGCGGTGCGGGTAGCGATGAGACCCGGTGCAGCGCCCACTCCAGCGGGCCGCGTCCGAGCAGCGCGCGCCACAGGGTGGCGAACACCAGCGTGCCGAGGGCCAACACCAGGAACGACACGTACGAGTTCGGCGGCTTCACCGCGGCCAGCACCAGGATGTGCCCCGCGTACGAGGTGAGCGCGAGCGCCCCGACCGAAGCGATCGGCAGCAACAGCGCGCCGAAGCGTTCGGCGAGCAGGCACAGTCCGATCACCAGCATGGCCGCACCGGTCGCTCCGAAGATCTCGAACGGGGTGCCGCTGTGCGCCCCCGCCGACAGCAACATCACCGGGTCGCTCGTGGGCACCGTGCCGAAGCCGTTGCTCAGCAGCGCGTCCACCAGTTCCGGCGGAACCGCGTCACCGAACAGGCTCAGCACGCGGTCCCGGCCGCCGAACACGTTCATCGCCAGCCACGAGATGCCGTAGCCGGCCAGTGCGAGCCCGGCCCCGATCAGCACGAGCCTGCCGCGCACCGCTCGCAGGTCGAGCCTGCCCAGCGCCATTCCCACCAGCATGAACGGCATCCAGGTCAGCACCGGATAGGCGCCGGTGAGCAGGATGTGCTGGAACGCGGTGCCGACTCCTTCCAGCGACGTGAACATCTCGAAGCGCGCCACGGCGCCGATCTCGGACGGCGCTTCCATGTTCGACCGGAGGAAGAACGACACCAGCGGAGCGACGACGGCGAGCACCGCGGCCGACACCGCGAGCGCCGTGGAGCGCAACCGCAGCAGCGGGATCGACAGCAGGAACAGCACGCCGTAGGAAGTCAGGATCACCATGACCGGTGCCCCCACCGCGGTCAGCGCGAGCCCGAGCACGAACACCACCACCGCCCGCACCGCGATCCGCAGCGCCGCCGCTCGCCGCCTGCGCCCGATCACCGGCGTGGCGCCACCGCTGAGCAGCGCGAGGGACAGGCCCGCCAGCACCGCGAACAGTGCGGCCGAGCGCCCTCCGGTGAGCGTGGCGAGCCAGCCTTGGGGCGGGCCGATGTGCGAGGCGAACATGCCGAGCACTGCCAGCCCGCGCGCCACGTCCACGCCGATCAGCCGCGCGGTCGTCGCGGGGATTCTTTCCGTTGTGTCGTCCGATGAAAT harbors:
- a CDS encoding nuclease-related domain-containing protein, which encodes MRVEVLSDHPRSAARRTEQAAEQRRSQYEQAVAQVRARNAARRWWEFWKLLPQWLETRRLREQRPVDQDQVRHRLAQQEAGIEAEDAMASALDRLSDDWTLFRGYRNGRGEVDHLVVGPGGVWAIEVKNHPGRVHVDGDSWRSEVFDRYGNRVEKRTLTDRSGRSWGRQVTDVSKALADFLQKRGRQALVRSVVVIVNPKAQLGTVRRPGLALVSVSPDEVVRTLRQAPPTLGPASADEVARLVRRDHAFHEKRRAQRNN
- a CDS encoding heparan-alpha-glucosaminide N-acetyltransferase domain-containing protein: MDVARGLAVLGMFASHIGPPQGWLATLTGGRSAALFAVLAGLSLALLSGGATPVIGRRRRAAALRIAVRAVVVFVLGLALTAVGAPVMVILTSYGVLFLLSIPLLRLRSTALAVSAAVLAVVAPLVSFFLRSNMEAPSEIGAVARFEMFTSLEGVGTAFQHILLTGAYPVLTWMPFMLVGMALGRLDLRAVRGRLVLIGAGLALAGYGISWLAMNVFGGRDRVLSLFGDAVPPELVDALLSNGFGTVPTSDPVMLLSAGAHSGTPFEIFGATGAAMLVIGLCLLAERFGALLLPIASVGALALTSYAGHILVLAAVKPPNSYVSFLVLALGTLVFATLWRALLGRGPLEWALHRVSSLPAPRRG